One window from the genome of Myxococcales bacterium encodes:
- a CDS encoding Nif3-like dinuclear metal center hexameric protein codes for MTETNFMRRAAARRVHEILEVLESFFPSSLAEEWDRIGLQVGSAAATVKRVGVALDPSPEAVRQTAGGLLVTHHPLLFHPLARLDTDTPVGATVAEAIRRRTAIVACHTNADWAAGGVNDVLAQRLGLLDVRPWEPLYPVAYRKLTVFVPESHLAAVSEAVFQAGGGVIGNYAKCSYRLRGEGTYLPRAGATPYSGRPGELSVENEVRLEVRVPAANVTAVLEAMKATHPYEEVAFDLFPTERQNPAGGRGRLGRLPKPQTLAALARWAARRRRAPAGRFVGDGATRIERLLLCGGAGAGFIDALAGRPGDALLTGDLKYHEALQARERRVPVIDLGHFATEYPFIESLAARLTASLSPLPVFVCRTDSDPFSRI; via the coding sequence ATGACCGAAACAAATTTCATGCGACGCGCCGCCGCCCGACGCGTCCATGAGATCCTTGAAGTTCTGGAATCCTTCTTTCCTTCCTCGCTCGCCGAGGAATGGGATCGGATCGGCCTGCAAGTCGGCTCCGCCGCCGCGACCGTCAAACGCGTCGGCGTCGCGCTCGACCCCTCTCCGGAAGCCGTCCGGCAAACGGCCGGTGGCTTGCTGGTGACTCATCATCCGTTGTTGTTCCATCCCCTCGCCCGGCTCGACACCGATACGCCGGTCGGCGCGACCGTCGCCGAAGCGATCCGGCGCCGCACGGCGATCGTCGCCTGCCACACCAACGCCGATTGGGCGGCGGGCGGCGTCAACGACGTGCTCGCGCAACGGCTGGGCCTGCTGGACGTGCGGCCCTGGGAACCGCTCTATCCCGTCGCCTACCGCAAACTGACGGTCTTCGTGCCCGAATCGCACCTCGCGGCGGTGAGTGAGGCCGTTTTCCAGGCCGGCGGCGGCGTGATCGGCAATTACGCCAAATGCTCGTATCGCCTGCGGGGCGAAGGCACCTACCTGCCGCGGGCGGGCGCCACTCCCTACAGCGGCCGGCCGGGCGAATTGTCGGTCGAAAACGAGGTCCGGCTCGAGGTGCGCGTTCCGGCGGCGAACGTCACCGCCGTGCTGGAGGCGATGAAAGCGACGCACCCGTACGAGGAAGTAGCGTTCGACCTGTTCCCGACCGAACGGCAGAATCCCGCGGGCGGACGCGGCCGACTCGGCCGGTTGCCCAAGCCGCAAACGCTGGCCGCCTTGGCCCGCTGGGCGGCGCGGCGGCGGCGCGCGCCCGCCGGACGTTTCGTCGGCGACGGCGCCACCCGGATCGAGCGGCTGCTGCTGTGCGGCGGCGCCGGGGCCGGATTCATCGACGCCCTCGCCGGCCGGCCGGGCGATGCCCTGCTGACCGGCGATTTGAAATATCACGAAGCGCTTCAGGCCCGGGAACGGCGCGTTCCCGTCATCGACCTGGGACACTTCGCGACCGAATATCCGTTTATCGAAAGCTTGGCCGCGCGGCTGACCGCCTCGTTGTCGCCCTTGCCGGTATTCGTTTGCCGGACCGACAGCGATCCCTTCAGCCGGATTTAA
- a CDS encoding 30S ribosomal protein S21, with amino-acid sequence MPGVRVREGESYETALKRFKKQCEKAGVLSEVRKREHYEKPSVKRKKKAAAARKRMMKKIRKQEKAEKGGFGAR; translated from the coding sequence ATGCCGGGTGTTCGCGTACGTGAAGGCGAATCTTACGAAACCGCGTTGAAGCGGTTCAAGAAGCAGTGCGAGAAAGCGGGCGTCCTGTCGGAGGTCCGCAAGCGCGAGCATTATGAAAAACCCAGCGTCAAGCGGAAGAAGAAAGCCGCGGCCGCTCGCAAGCGCATGATGAAGAAGATCCGCAAGCAGGAAAAAGCGGAAAAGGGAGGATTCGGCGCTCGATGA
- a CDS encoding DNA primase yields the protein MPKSDFIPDAVIAEVRARADIAQIIGETVTLKRVGTRLVGLCPFHKDMQPSFYVNPDRGAFKCFGCGIGGDVFRFLMETQRLAFPEAVRFLAERLNIEIPAAGGPSRPRGYRERLFAINDAALAFYREMLAHPEIGKAAREYLRQRDCPRSMMETFEIGYAPDGWERLVQHLQKRALSLQDALAVGVIAQREQGEGYYDRYRNRLVFPVRNPAGKVVAFSARLLAGDGPKYINSPESDIFSKSRTFFGIHLATKAISQRDQVLICEGNFDVVSLHQFGFTNAVAALGTAFTENHAALLERYTKNVVFVFDGDAAGQKAMARLIDIYLPREFQPRAVVLPPSEDPDSFLKKNGADAMKDRIEKAPPLLDFVIDGYFRQSGPGEDGLVRAMNAACALAARITNPIQRGLLAKTLSARARLPEETIRQQIDRARRGRHAPAVSPVKTVARQLPSSEWTILATLLHFPGVRGGFDPENLLLALPDGFLRTLGERLLEAPADQSALGSETLMRAEDPDELRNLAGDLLMTAPPCEAKVASQMIRDALQDRERRKLQEEIDALSQELEQARTTGNQARIDDLERRIFALRKTLKMIRF from the coding sequence ATGCCGAAAAGCGATTTCATACCCGATGCCGTGATCGCCGAGGTTCGCGCCCGCGCGGACATCGCCCAGATCATCGGCGAAACGGTGACCTTGAAGCGCGTCGGCACGCGCCTGGTCGGTTTGTGCCCGTTTCACAAGGACATGCAGCCCAGTTTTTACGTCAACCCGGACCGCGGCGCCTTCAAATGTTTCGGCTGCGGCATCGGCGGCGATGTCTTCCGCTTCCTGATGGAAACCCAGCGCCTCGCTTTTCCCGAAGCGGTGCGCTTCCTGGCAGAACGGCTGAATATCGAAATCCCCGCCGCCGGCGGCCCGTCGCGGCCGCGCGGCTATCGCGAACGCCTGTTCGCCATCAACGACGCCGCTCTCGCCTTTTATCGCGAGATGCTGGCCCATCCGGAAATCGGCAAGGCGGCGCGCGAATATCTGCGGCAACGCGACTGTCCGCGCTCGATGATGGAAACCTTTGAAATCGGTTACGCGCCCGACGGCTGGGAACGCCTGGTGCAACATCTGCAAAAACGGGCGCTGTCGCTGCAGGACGCGCTCGCCGTCGGGGTCATCGCGCAGCGCGAACAAGGCGAGGGATACTACGATCGCTACCGCAACCGCTTGGTTTTTCCGGTGCGCAACCCGGCGGGCAAGGTCGTGGCCTTTTCGGCGCGCCTGCTGGCCGGCGACGGGCCGAAGTACATCAACTCGCCGGAGAGCGATATTTTTTCGAAAAGCCGGACTTTTTTCGGCATTCATCTGGCGACCAAGGCGATTTCCCAGCGCGACCAGGTGCTGATTTGCGAGGGTAATTTTGACGTCGTTTCGCTGCACCAGTTCGGCTTCACCAACGCCGTGGCCGCCCTGGGCACCGCCTTCACCGAAAATCATGCCGCCTTGCTGGAACGCTATACGAAAAACGTTGTCTTTGTCTTTGACGGCGATGCCGCGGGACAGAAAGCGATGGCCCGGCTGATCGACATTTACCTGCCGCGGGAATTTCAGCCGCGCGCGGTGGTTTTGCCGCCGAGCGAGGATCCCGACAGTTTTTTGAAAAAAAACGGCGCGGATGCGATGAAAGACCGGATCGAAAAAGCCCCGCCGCTGCTCGATTTCGTCATCGACGGGTATTTTCGGCAATCCGGCCCCGGCGAGGACGGCCTGGTGCGGGCGATGAACGCAGCGTGCGCCCTGGCGGCGCGCATTACCAATCCTATCCAGCGAGGATTACTGGCAAAAACGCTTTCCGCGCGCGCCCGGCTCCCCGAGGAAACGATTCGCCAGCAGATCGACCGCGCCCGCCGCGGGCGACATGCTCCGGCGGTTTCGCCGGTAAAAACCGTGGCGCGGCAATTGCCCAGCTCGGAATGGACCATTTTGGCAACGCTTTTGCATTTTCCAGGGGTTAGAGGCGGTTTCGACCCGGAGAACCTGCTTCTGGCCCTGCCCGACGGTTTTCTGCGGACGTTGGGCGAACGCTTGCTGGAGGCGCCGGCGGACCAATCGGCCCTCGGATCGGAGACGTTGATGCGGGCCGAGGATCCCGACGAACTTCGCAACCTGGCGGGCGACCTGCTGATGACCGCGCCGCCCTGCGAGGCCAAGGTGGCGTCCCAGATGATCCGGGATGCCTTGCAAGACCGGGAGCGGCGCAAGCTGCAGGAGGAAATCGACGCGTTGAGCCAGGAACTGGAACAGGCGCGGACGACCGGGAATCAAGCGCGCATCGACGATTTGGAGCGCCGAATCTTCGCCTTGCGAAAAACCTTGAAAATGATTAGATTCTAG
- a CDS encoding ribonuclease HI family protein, translated as MVDLRRAAALLKALADGVPLGQAAERADFDLDQARETLQDLAYRLNRQGRHQEEVEAAEHRRMENAKQIAAGRDDLVFVFDGGSRGNPGPAAGVAIALDANGEALVERSRFLDKNTNNVAEYHGLLLAIELAGEMGVKRLLLQGDSELVVKQLQGEYKVKNKNILPLFLAAVRALREFPHWEIRHIRREENRFADDLVNRVLDERAPRVKNKKQAALTED; from the coding sequence GTGGTTGATCTCCGTCGCGCGGCGGCGCTGCTCAAGGCGCTGGCCGACGGCGTGCCGCTTGGTCAGGCCGCCGAACGGGCCGATTTCGACCTCGATCAGGCCCGCGAGACCCTGCAAGACCTGGCCTATCGACTGAATCGGCAGGGTCGCCACCAGGAAGAAGTCGAAGCCGCGGAACACCGCCGGATGGAGAACGCGAAGCAAATCGCCGCCGGCCGCGACGATCTGGTCTTCGTGTTCGACGGCGGCAGCCGCGGCAATCCCGGCCCGGCGGCCGGCGTGGCGATCGCGCTGGACGCCAACGGCGAGGCCCTGGTCGAACGGAGCCGCTTTCTGGATAAAAACACCAACAACGTCGCCGAGTATCACGGCCTGCTGTTGGCCATCGAACTGGCCGGGGAAATGGGCGTCAAACGGCTCTTGCTGCAAGGCGACAGCGAACTGGTCGTCAAGCAGTTGCAGGGAGAATACAAGGTCAAGAACAAGAACATCCTGCCGCTGTTTCTCGCCGCGGTCAGGGCGCTGCGCGAATTTCCCCACTGGGAAATCCGCCATATCCGGCGCGAGGAAAACCGGTTCGCCGACGACCTGGTCAACCGCGTGCTCGACGAGCGCGCCCCGCGCGTCAAGAACAAAAAGCAAGCCGCATTGAC
- a CDS encoding EamA family transporter, whose product MNPILLAVMASLCWGIGTVMQKYGMSGAFPKISVREFFRQIGPVLKTLITNWIWTVGLLLMIGGGMVFMTALGRAGIARVLPITCLTGAVAALIGVAFLKEKVMPVEWTGIGLVFAGVIVVAQAESGGASLIPGNGALLLFTAATAILTTTALLARRLGFTAEITLSVSAGLIFGLCNLMTKLMTQRVVAEIGGDFSLLRSEAWVAGLTDYPIYIVIAGNLLASVFFQTAFANGRASVVSPVVTILSNVLPIVAAVTIFGETIRFGHGVGIVLVIAGTALLAMRRPTSAQAAAPAETE is encoded by the coding sequence ATGAATCCGATCCTGCTCGCGGTCATGGCCAGCCTTTGCTGGGGCATCGGCACGGTCATGCAAAAATACGGCATGTCCGGCGCCTTCCCGAAAATTTCGGTGCGTGAATTCTTCCGGCAGATCGGCCCCGTCCTCAAAACCCTGATCACCAACTGGATCTGGACCGTCGGCCTGTTGTTGATGATCGGCGGCGGCATGGTCTTCATGACCGCGTTGGGCCGCGCCGGCATCGCCCGGGTATTGCCGATCACCTGTCTGACCGGCGCGGTGGCGGCGCTGATCGGCGTCGCCTTTTTAAAAGAAAAGGTGATGCCGGTGGAATGGACGGGGATCGGCCTGGTGTTTGCCGGCGTGATCGTGGTGGCGCAGGCCGAAAGCGGTGGCGCTTCGCTGATTCCCGGCAACGGCGCCCTGCTGTTGTTCACGGCGGCGACGGCGATCCTCACCACCACGGCGCTGTTGGCGCGGCGGCTCGGCTTTACCGCCGAAATCACGCTGTCGGTCTCGGCTGGCTTGATTTTCGGCCTCTGCAACCTGATGACCAAACTGATGACCCAGCGCGTGGTCGCCGAAATCGGCGGCGATTTCTCGCTCCTGCGCTCCGAGGCCTGGGTCGCCGGTCTGACCGATTACCCGATTTACATCGTGATCGCCGGCAACCTGCTGGCCAGCGTGTTTTTCCAGACCGCCTTCGCCAACGGCCGCGCCAGCGTCGTTTCGCCCGTGGTGACGATCCTCAGCAACGTGCTGCCGATCGTCGCGGCGGTGACGATCTTCGGCGAAACGATCCGCTTCGGCCACGGCGTCGGCATCGTCCTGGTGATCGCCGGTACCGCGCTGCTCGCCATGCGACGCCCGACGTCTGCCCAAGCCGCCGCGCCCGCCGAGACCGAGTAG
- a CDS encoding CvpA family protein, whose translation MPYIDLLIIVIVLIFAGKGFWKGFFNEALTFVGFFVALFVTAAAYRPLGQMLAGLLNFNPPLSSVIVFVLLFILITFAFGLAGQVLTKATKKLKLSSLNRTFGAVFGGLKGAFICGIFMAVLMEKKLFVSLTGPIQNSALAPYLMGWANAVLGLFNAS comes from the coding sequence GTGCCGTACATCGATCTGCTCATTATTGTCATCGTGCTGATCTTCGCCGGTAAAGGCTTCTGGAAAGGCTTCTTCAACGAAGCCCTGACGTTCGTCGGCTTTTTCGTCGCCCTGTTCGTCACCGCCGCCGCCTATCGCCCGCTCGGCCAGATGCTGGCCGGCCTGCTGAACTTCAACCCGCCACTCTCCAGCGTCATCGTGTTCGTGCTGTTGTTCATCCTGATCACCTTTGCCTTCGGCCTGGCCGGCCAGGTGCTGACCAAGGCCACGAAAAAGCTGAAGCTCTCGAGCCTGAACCGCACCTTCGGCGCCGTCTTCGGCGGTCTGAAGGGCGCTTTCATCTGCGGCATTTTCATGGCCGTGCTGATGGAAAAGAAGCTGTTCGTCTCCCTGACGGGACCGATCCAAAATTCGGCGCTGGCGCCTTACCTGATGGGTTGGGCCAACGCCGTTTTGGGCTTGTTCAACGCATCCTGA
- a CDS encoding GatB/YqeY domain-containing protein, producing MNLVETIQLDYVGALKAGQKFRVGVLRLLRAEIKNKEIDSPDPLSDEQVLAIIRSMIKKRQEAAEVFRSGGRDDKAAAELAENEILTAYLPPVLDEAELDRLIGETIAEVGAHGAGDLGKVMKALVPKIAGRADNKIVNQKVRQALTD from the coding sequence ATGAACCTCGTCGAGACCATCCAACTCGATTACGTGGGAGCCCTGAAAGCGGGACAGAAGTTTCGCGTCGGGGTGCTCCGCCTGTTGCGGGCCGAGATCAAGAACAAGGAGATCGACAGCCCTGATCCGCTCAGCGATGAACAGGTGCTGGCGATCATTCGTTCGATGATCAAAAAGCGGCAGGAAGCGGCCGAGGTGTTCCGGTCGGGCGGGCGCGACGACAAGGCCGCCGCGGAACTCGCCGAAAACGAAATCCTGACCGCGTATCTGCCTCCCGTGCTCGATGAGGCCGAATTGGATCGCCTGATCGGGGAAACGATTGCCGAAGTCGGCGCCCATGGCGCGGGCGATCTGGGCAAGGTGATGAAAGCCCTGGTACCCAAGATCGCCGGCCGGGCCGACAACAAGATCGTCAATCAAAAAGTGCGCCAGGCGTTAACCGATTAG
- the rpoD gene encoding RNA polymerase sigma factor RpoD, which yields MPKEDEIKELKQLIAMGKDRGYLTYDEVNNLLPTDVFNSEQIDDVMIMFNDLDIEIVDSEEEYRERKEKHREEEEDEVADAGTVGKTNDPVRMYLREMGAVSLLTREGEVEIAKRIEKGNQQVLKAVMGTPFTSKVITEIQEKLASGAMKLRDVIKNLEDDEGQPLEIDESEHLERVLKSMTRLRDLEDRILRDMSMLSMQKMVKRDRGSIKRRLERNRKTILVLLEDINLNTPTIDMVIARLKEFDYTCRHSMDRIRRINHDTGLTIKDMRRLSRKLGKGKEFSAEVKLILPKARDMEKIRNQIEHFVSAETTIRNIEKEVESKASELHALVTTINTGEIMAKQAKKELIEANLRLVVSIAKKYTNRGLQFLDLIQEGNIGLMKAVDKFEYKRGYKFSTYATWWIRQAITRAIADQARTIRIPVHMIETINKLIRTSRYLVQEIGREPTPEEIAEKMDMPLEKVRKVLKIAKEPISLETPIGEEEDSHLGDFIEDKKILSPSDAVICMNLADQTRRVLSTLTPREEKVLRMRFGIGEASDHTLEEVGQDFDVTRERIRQIEAKALRKLRHPSRARKLRSFLE from the coding sequence ATGCCCAAAGAAGACGAAATCAAAGAACTTAAACAGTTGATCGCCATGGGCAAGGATCGTGGGTATCTCACCTACGACGAGGTGAACAACCTCTTGCCGACGGACGTTTTCAACTCCGAACAGATCGACGACGTGATGATCATGTTCAACGATCTGGATATCGAAATCGTCGACAGCGAAGAGGAATATCGGGAGCGCAAGGAAAAACATCGCGAGGAAGAGGAAGACGAAGTCGCCGATGCCGGCACGGTCGGTAAGACCAACGATCCGGTGCGCATGTATCTGCGCGAGATGGGCGCCGTCAGCCTGTTGACCCGCGAAGGCGAAGTTGAAATCGCCAAGCGCATCGAAAAGGGCAATCAGCAAGTGTTGAAGGCGGTGATGGGCACGCCCTTCACCTCCAAGGTCATCACCGAAATCCAGGAAAAACTGGCCAGCGGCGCGATGAAGCTGCGCGACGTCATCAAAAACCTCGAGGACGACGAAGGGCAGCCGCTCGAAATCGACGAAAGCGAGCACCTGGAGCGCGTGCTGAAAAGCATGACGCGGCTGCGCGACCTGGAAGACCGGATCCTGCGCGACATGAGCATGTTGTCGATGCAGAAGATGGTCAAACGGGATCGCGGCTCGATCAAACGGCGCCTCGAACGCAACCGCAAGACCATTCTGGTGCTGCTCGAGGACATCAACCTCAACACGCCGACCATCGACATGGTCATCGCGCGCCTGAAGGAATTCGATTACACCTGCCGGCATTCGATGGACCGGATCCGCCGGATCAATCACGACACCGGCCTGACCATCAAGGACATGCGGCGCCTGTCGCGCAAGCTCGGCAAAGGCAAGGAATTCTCGGCCGAAGTCAAATTGATTCTGCCCAAAGCCCGCGACATGGAAAAAATACGGAACCAGATAGAACACTTCGTCAGCGCCGAAACCACCATCCGCAACATCGAAAAAGAAGTGGAAAGCAAGGCCTCCGAACTGCACGCCCTGGTGACGACGATCAACACCGGCGAGATCATGGCCAAGCAGGCGAAAAAGGAACTGATCGAAGCCAACCTGCGCCTCGTGGTGTCCATCGCCAAAAAATACACCAACCGCGGCCTGCAATTCCTCGATCTCATCCAGGAAGGCAACATCGGCCTGATGAAGGCCGTCGATAAATTCGAATACAAGCGCGGTTACAAATTCTCGACCTACGCCACCTGGTGGATCCGCCAGGCGATCACCCGGGCGATCGCCGATCAGGCGCGCACCATCCGCATTCCGGTGCACATGATCGAAACGATCAACAAGCTGATCCGCACCAGCCGCTACCTGGTGCAGGAAATCGGCCGCGAGCCGACGCCCGAGGAAATCGCCGAAAAGATGGACATGCCGCTCGAAAAAGTGCGCAAGGTCCTGAAAATCGCCAAGGAACCGATCAGCCTCGAAACCCCGATCGGCGAGGAAGAAGACAGCCATCTGGGCGATTTCATCGAGGATAAGAAAATCCTCTCACCGTCCGACGCGGTCATCTGCATGAACCTCGCGGACCAGACGCGCCGCGTGCTGTCCACGCTGACGCCGCGTGAGGAAAAGGTGCTGCGGATGCGCTTCGGCATCGGCGAGGCCAGCGACCACACGCTCGAGGAAGTGGGGCAGGATTTCGACGTCACCCGCGAACGCATCCGGCAGATCGAAGCCAAGGCGTTGCGCAAGCTGCGTCACCCGAGCCGGGCCCGAAAATTGCGGAGTTTTCTCGAATAA